One part of the Sporosarcina ureae genome encodes these proteins:
- the nadC gene encoding carboxylating nicotinate-nucleotide diphosphorylase: MNTLKLRSMLEQFFIEDVGDGDLSANTLFPADVMGEMQIIAKTPGIFCGSDIMTTGFQLMNPSIKVTCLLQDGERMEEKQILARVRGPVRSLLTAERVVLNCIQRMSAIATKTADLTALLSGTNTRVCDTRKTAPGLRMLDKYAVRTGGGFNHRNGLYDAVMLKDNHLAYAGSITQAVQLLRSQLGHTVKIEVEIESLAQLQEAIEANVDIIMFDNRTPKEITDWLPLVPPHIVTEASGMITEETIASYGKTGIDYISVGALTHSVIAADISATIQLTPQED, translated from the coding sequence ATGAATACACTCAAATTGAGATCCATGTTAGAGCAGTTTTTCATAGAGGACGTAGGGGATGGGGATCTATCCGCAAATACATTATTTCCAGCTGATGTAATGGGTGAAATGCAAATTATCGCCAAAACGCCAGGCATATTTTGCGGTTCCGATATCATGACAACAGGTTTTCAACTCATGAATCCTTCTATTAAAGTGACGTGCCTCCTACAAGACGGTGAAAGAATGGAAGAGAAGCAAATACTTGCTCGTGTTAGAGGACCGGTTAGAAGTCTATTGACGGCGGAGCGCGTAGTACTAAATTGCATCCAGCGAATGAGCGCGATTGCAACGAAAACTGCGGATCTAACTGCATTATTGTCCGGAACAAACACGAGAGTTTGTGATACGCGAAAAACTGCTCCTGGACTTCGTATGCTAGATAAATATGCAGTTCGAACCGGTGGCGGATTTAATCATCGCAACGGTTTATACGATGCAGTGATGCTAAAAGATAATCACTTGGCATATGCAGGTTCTATTACACAAGCCGTGCAACTACTTAGATCACAGTTAGGTCATACGGTAAAAATAGAAGTAGAAATAGAATCGCTAGCACAGCTACAAGAAGCTATTGAAGCCAATGTGGATATTATTATGTTTGATAACCGCACACCGAAAGAAATTACGGACTGGTTACCACTCGTACCTCCACATATCGTAACCGAAGCTTCAGGCATGATTACAGAAGAAACGATTGCTTCTTACGGCAAGACAGGAATTGATTACATATCGGTTGGCGCGCTGACGCATTCCGTTATTGCAGCGGATATTAGCGCAACTATACAACTTACACCACAGGAGGACTGA
- the nadA gene encoding quinolinate synthase NadA has translation MSMMDLVKEQANAMLPERYKHYTVTEMEEKIRSIKQTLGTKLFIPGHHYQKNEVIQFADATGDSLQLAQICAANEEAEHIVFCGVHFMAETADILTTENQHVYLPDMRAGCSMADMADIYQTERAWTDLQRRFGDTILPLTYVNSTAAIKAFVGRHGGATVTSSNAKEIVQWAFTQKKRILFLPDQHLGRNTAYGLGVPLDHMAVWNPITDTLEYAGEDEECQVILWKGHCSVHENFTVENIRQLRENDPGRRIIVHPECSHEVVMKSDDDGSTKYIIDQIQAAAPGTKWAIGTEMNLVNRLIENHPDQDIISLNPLMCPCLTMNRIDLPHLLWSLESIVEGKEQNIIKVDATTSADAIDALDRMLQRK, from the coding sequence ATGTCGATGATGGATCTTGTAAAAGAACAAGCAAATGCTATGTTGCCTGAACGGTATAAACACTACACAGTGACTGAAATGGAAGAAAAAATTCGCTCGATTAAGCAGACGTTAGGAACTAAATTATTTATCCCTGGCCACCACTACCAGAAAAATGAAGTGATTCAATTTGCGGATGCGACAGGAGATTCTTTACAATTAGCACAAATTTGCGCAGCGAACGAGGAAGCAGAACATATTGTGTTTTGTGGGGTACACTTCATGGCAGAAACTGCAGATATTTTAACGACGGAAAATCAACACGTCTATTTACCCGATATGCGTGCGGGTTGTTCAATGGCAGACATGGCAGACATTTACCAGACGGAAAGAGCATGGACAGACTTGCAAAGGCGTTTTGGAGATACGATTCTTCCATTGACATACGTAAATTCGACGGCAGCGATCAAAGCGTTCGTCGGTCGTCATGGTGGTGCGACGGTGACTTCGTCAAACGCCAAAGAAATCGTCCAATGGGCTTTCACTCAGAAAAAGCGGATACTATTTTTACCTGACCAACATCTAGGGCGTAACACTGCATACGGACTTGGCGTGCCACTCGATCATATGGCGGTCTGGAATCCCATTACAGATACACTAGAATACGCTGGTGAAGACGAAGAGTGTCAAGTGATTTTATGGAAAGGACATTGCTCCGTTCATGAAAACTTCACGGTAGAAAATATTCGTCAGTTACGTGAAAATGATCCCGGGCGCCGAATTATCGTTCATCCCGAGTGTTCACATGAAGTCGTAATGAAGTCCGATGACGACGGTTCCACAAAGTATATCATTGATCAAATTCAAGCCGCCGCTCCTGGAACGAAATGGGCGATCGGCACGGAAATGAATTTAGTCAACCGGTTGATAGAAAATCACCCTGATCAAGATATCATTTCATTAAATCCGTTAATGTGTCCTTGTTTGACAATGAACCGTATCGATCTACCGCATTTATTATGGAGTCTTGAAAGTATTGTGGAAGGGAAAGAGCAAAACATCATCAAAGTCGATGCAACGACATCTGCAGATGCGATAGATGCGCTAGACCGTATGCTACAGCGAAAGTAA